Proteins found in one Methanospirillum hungatei JF-1 genomic segment:
- a CDS encoding restriction endonuclease subunit S, which translates to MKTNCLKGWKKVPLCDIANITMGQSPPSEYYNNENLGLPFFQGVTNFGDRYPKVTIYCTKEQKVANPGDILFSVRAPVGRINLAPEKLIIGTSPPENL; encoded by the coding sequence ATGAAAACAAATTGCTTAAAGGGATGGAAAAAAGTGCCCTTATGCGATATTGCTAATATTACAATGGGTCAAAGTCCACCGTCGGAATATTATAATAATGAAAATTTAGGTTTACCTTTTTTTCAAGGTGTAACAAATTTTGGAGACCGTTACCCCAAAGTTACTATTTATTGTACAAAAGAGCAAAAAGTAGCTAATCCTGGAGATATCTTATTTAGTGTAAGGGCACCAGTTGGGCGGATAAATCTCGCCCCTGAAAAATTGATAATTGGAACCTCACCTCCCGAAAACCTTTAG
- a CDS encoding DUF1828 domain-containing protein, with translation MTSDVILQSFRQTVCHDLTLVPEGIERYRVFSPFMFHDGDHLALVLKREESGWVLSDEGHTMMHLSYRMEYKDLTQGKRGEIIDSILAKHGIRDRDGEFICPVPDTQYGDALFQMVQGLLRVSDISFLSREHVRSTFRDDVSAYINALPGLSGQVTWEWHDPVHDPEGMYPADGYLTGLDEPTVLFLLQNDDRVRDATINLLQYEKWGVPVHSVAIFENQEMINRKALAKLSDVCDKMFSNFTGNKDRIRQYLVHV, from the coding sequence ATGACGAGTGATGTAATCCTCCAGTCTTTCAGGCAGACCGTCTGCCATGATCTGACTCTTGTACCTGAAGGTATTGAGAGGTACCGGGTTTTTTCTCCGTTTATGTTCCATGATGGAGATCACCTTGCCCTCGTTCTGAAACGGGAAGAATCCGGATGGGTTTTGAGTGATGAAGGTCACACGATGATGCATCTGTCATACCGGATGGAGTATAAGGACCTGACACAGGGGAAAAGAGGGGAGATAATAGATTCAATTCTGGCGAAACATGGTATTCGTGACCGTGATGGAGAGTTTATCTGCCCGGTTCCTGATACCCAGTATGGAGACGCCCTGTTTCAGATGGTGCAGGGACTTTTGCGAGTGAGTGATATATCATTCTTATCACGGGAACATGTCAGATCTACCTTCCGTGATGATGTTTCAGCATATATAAATGCATTACCCGGTCTCTCCGGACAGGTAACCTGGGAATGGCATGATCCAGTTCATGATCCGGAAGGAATGTACCCTGCCGATGGGTATCTTACGGGTTTAGATGAGCCTACCGTCCTGTTCCTGCTCCAGAATGATGACCGGGTTCGGGATGCAACCATAAACCTTCTTCAGTATGAAAAGTGGGGGGTCCCGGTTCATTCGGTTGCAATATTTGAGAACCAGGAAATGATTAACCGGAAAGCACTGGCAAAACTTTCAGATGTCTGTGATAAGATGTTCTCGAACTTTACCGGAAACAAGGACAGGATTCGTCAGTACCTGGTACATGTATAG
- a CDS encoding SWIM zinc finger family protein has product MRQQTASRGRSYQRSGHVSSVYQISDDIICGSVEGTKEYDTVVSVSVSDSLSSRCTCPVGLDCKHGVALMLEYLERLKRGIEVSKPPEKEYERTYHTLLDSGSKEFLLPAPVIHNRTKDMTAYLQSLSKTN; this is encoded by the coding sequence GTGAGACAACAGACGGCTTCAAGAGGGAGATCATATCAAAGATCCGGGCATGTATCAAGCGTATATCAGATCTCTGACGATATTATCTGCGGGTCGGTAGAGGGGACCAAAGAGTATGATACGGTAGTATCAGTATCAGTATCAGATAGTCTCTCCTCGAGATGTACCTGTCCGGTGGGGTTGGACTGTAAACATGGCGTTGCATTGATGCTGGAGTATCTCGAGCGGTTAAAACGGGGTATTGAGGTATCAAAACCTCCTGAAAAGGAGTATGAGCGGACATATCATACGCTTCTTGATTCGGGATCGAAGGAATTTCTTCTTCCTGCTCCGGTTATTCATAACCGAACGAAAGACATGACAGCGTATTTACAGTCGCTCTCAAAGACGAACTGA